One Brassica napus cultivar Da-Ae chromosome A1, Da-Ae, whole genome shotgun sequence genomic region harbors:
- the LOC106352225 gene encoding dof zinc finger protein DOF4.4-like, translating into MDKLSVIVKGDHQVNEEKPPPRVCPRCSSDNTKFCYYNNYSVSQPRYNCRNCRRFWTHGGALRDIPIGGRARKIKRTSIDQPSVSQVASVIQQVNHHHPFSHVRETNEFLEPFCGSSSSVAVGNHFSSLPEIHGDMVFPIQTIPPMDRFDLFDGSFNQGYYGVGFNDMVGNPLMNQSIGGHVDNYNSYRVNQENPNKRNQSFNNSMNMNHNASTSGSRGYPGIDHMTNNNNKDRNKCVFSSSYHLEKYGP; encoded by the coding sequence ACCACGAGTGTGTCCAAGGTGTAGCTCAGACAACACCAAGTTCTGTTACTACAACAACTACAGTGTGTCTCAACCTCGCTACAACTGCAGGAACTGTCGCCGATTCTGGACCCATGGTGGAGCTTTAAGGGACATACCAATTGGTGGAAGGGCCCGTAAAATCAAGCGTACAAGTATAGATCAGCCATCTGTTTCTCAGGTGGCTTCTGTTATCCAACAGGTTAATCATCACCACCCTTTCTCACATGTTCGAGAAACCAACGAGTTTCTTGAACCATTttgtggttcttcttcttctgttgctGTTGGGAACCATTTCAGTTCTTTGCCTGAAATTCATGGTGATATGGTGTTTCCAATTCAAACTATTCCACCAATGGATCGCTTTGATCTCTTTGATGGATCGTTTAACCAAGGTTATTACGGTGTTGGATTCAATGATATGGTTGGTAATCCTTTGATGAACCAATCAATCGGTGGACATGTTGATAACTATAACAGTTATCGCGTGAACCAAGAGAATCCAAACAAGCGAAACCAGAGCTTCAACAACAGCATGAACATGAATCATAATGCCAGCACTAGTGGAAGCAGAGGATATCCAGGCATTGATCACAtgaccaacaacaacaacaaagacaGGAACAAGTGTGTGTTTAGTTCCTCCTATCATTTGGAGAAGTATGGTCCTTGA